Proteins from one Phycisphaerae bacterium genomic window:
- a CDS encoding HEAT repeat domain-containing protein, whose protein sequence is MSWSGYRSVLTTAIAAAMLAGCGRQVAEVEYQQRIQDPQAAERVRAIVEALERDDRSALPLIVDRLDDEDAAVRLAAVSALREMTGQDFGYQPYGPLHERVEAVERWRTWLKENRISGSKTRPKPAGPPVTTGGSE, encoded by the coding sequence ATGTCCTGGAGCGGATACAGATCGGTTCTGACTACCGCCATCGCAGCGGCGATGCTGGCCGGCTGCGGTCGGCAGGTCGCCGAGGTGGAGTATCAGCAGCGCATCCAGGACCCTCAGGCAGCCGAGCGCGTGCGGGCGATCGTTGAGGCGCTGGAACGGGACGATCGGTCGGCCCTTCCGCTGATCGTGGACCGGCTGGACGATGAGGACGCCGCGGTGCGCCTGGCCGCCGTCTCCGCCCTGCGAGAGATGACCGGGCAGGACTTCGGGTATCAGCCGTACGGGCCGCTCCACGAGCGGGTCGAAGCGGTCGAACGCTGGCGGACGTGGCTCAAAGAGAATAGGATCAGCGGTTCAAAAACCAGGCCGAAACCAGCCGGCCCGCCGGTCACGACGGGCGGCTCGGAGTAA